CCCTTGCGCCCGCGCTCTCCGCGACTCTAACCTCCCCTTAAAACGCGCGGGCGTTTTTTTGCGCGCATTGAGAAACAGGAAAGGAAAACGCGACGATAGCCGGTCACGAGAGAACCGCGGGCGACAACATCGTGACGCGCGAGGAGATGGATCGCGTCACCAGCCCAGGCCGACTCGTGGCGACTCCTGCTCGGTCTGGCGGAGTCTCTCAAATAGCTCGCGTTGCTGAGGCGTCGGAGACTTTGGAGGAACGATTCGCACCACCGCGTAGAGATGACCTGGGACTTTGCCGGCGACTCGGACGCCTTGGCCTTTGAGGCGGAGTTTGGCGCCGCTCGGCGTTCCTGGAGGAACGGTCAGCATGGTCCGTCCGGCAAGGGTGGGAATCTCCACGCGGGTCCCAAGGGCAGCCTCTGAGATGGTCAAGGGCAGGTCAAGATAGATGTCGTTGCCTTCGCGCCTGAAATACGGATGAGGCTTGACCCGGCAAACGATGTACAGATCGCCTGCCGGCATCCCAGGTCCGCCCGAGCCGCCCTTGCCGCGAAGCCGAATTCGCTGGCCATCAGCCACGCCCGGCGGAATCTTCACGGTAATGCGCTGGGTGGCCCCCGTGCGGGGCTCGGTCAGCGTCAGGTCGAGCTTGGTGCCTTGGACGGCCTGCTCAAAACTCAGCTCCACGGGATGTTCGACGTCCGTTCCCGCCGCCGCTTGCTCGTGGAACTCGCCTCCCGATCGACCTGCACTCTTGAAGAACTCCTCGAAGATGCTTCGCCCCGTTCCTTTTCGGCGTCCGCTGCCCCCCGCGAAGACACTGAACAGGTCATCAAGATCTTCGATGGGAATATCGGGCCCCCCACCCGACTTCCACGTGTAGACGCGTTGTCCGCCGGGCCCCGACCGCCAGCCGCCGGTTGGACCGCGTGCCCCGGCGTGGCCGAACTGGTCGTAGAGTTTGCGCTTCTCAGGGTCGCTCAATACCTCGTAGGCCGCCTGGACTTCCTTGAAGCGGCTCTCCGCGGTTTTATCGCCGGGATTGCGGTCGGGGTGATACTTCTTGGCCAGACTGCGGTAAGCACGCTTAATCTGATCCGGTGTGGCATTGCGCGGTATTCCGAGCACTTCGTAGTAATCACGTTCGGACATAGTGGCAGGTCACTTCCTAAGCGTCGCTAGGATTATAAGGCGTCTCGAACGTGTTGCATAGCCTTGTTGGTTGCGCTACCATCGCGCGGCTGTATGGGCGGTTCTCGCTGTATGACGGTCGCGGCGGCTCAAATCTCAGCCCGGTCCGGGGAGGAGGCCGAGCTGACATTGGCTTCCCTGGACAGCGCCATCCGCAAAGCCCATCGAGCCGGCGCCCACCTGCTGGTTCTGCCCGAATGTGCATACCCGGCTTACCTGCTCGGTTCGGTTGAATCCTACCGGGCCGGCAGGTACATGCCCGGCGAGGATTTCGTTCGATGGCTGGCCGGGCGGGCGGCGGATTGCCGGA
This region of Phycisphaerae bacterium genomic DNA includes:
- a CDS encoding J domain-containing protein produces the protein MSERDYYEVLGIPRNATPDQIKRAYRSLAKKYHPDRNPGDKTAESRFKEVQAAYEVLSDPEKRKLYDQFGHAGARGPTGGWRSGPGGQRVYTWKSGGGPDIPIEDLDDLFSVFAGGSGRRKGTGRSIFEEFFKSAGRSGGEFHEQAAAGTDVEHPVELSFEQAVQGTKLDLTLTEPRTGATQRITVKIPPGVADGQRIRLRGKGGSGGPGMPAGDLYIVCRVKPHPYFRREGNDIYLDLPLTISEAALGTRVEIPTLAGRTMLTVPPGTPSGAKLRLKGQGVRVAGKVPGHLYAVVRIVPPKSPTPQQRELFERLRQTEQESPRVGLGW